In one Mustela lutreola isolate mMusLut2 chromosome 8, mMusLut2.pri, whole genome shotgun sequence genomic region, the following are encoded:
- the LOC131838020 gene encoding uncharacterized protein LOC131838020: MWRQGVPAREDWPSSREERGSTAFCPPREPRPEHAGSKRQTQCHRRAATARPAPSFLPQRRARGSSGWRDSVAWTGRMAADVQNRRRSLLTSTPLGPAHGCAPVSAPPDLGWASASLDRGFGEEERDSIPADGRPSWPDSGAQRSVKARSRRIREGILQVSSAFDFAESRWRSPEEEGAPSACPRPAGPQTTSALPWVCRLVCGFQTCQPPRSRGPVPAVVQA, encoded by the exons ATGTGGAGACAGGGCGTGCCAGCGCGGGAGGACTGGCCGTCTAGCAGGGAGGAGCGCGGCAGCACGGCCTTCTGTCCCCCACGGGAACCACGGCCAGAGCATGCCGGGAGCAAGCGGCAGACACAGTGCCACCGTCGTGCAGCCACAGCCcgccctgccccctccttccttccgCAGCGGAGAGCGAGGGGCTCGTCTGGTTGGCGAGACTCCGTGGCATGGACTGGCAGGATGGCAGCTGACGTTCAAAACCGGCGCAGGTCCCTCCTGACATCCACGCCCCTCGGCCCAGCGCACGGCTGCGCTCCTGTCTCTGCACCCCCAGATCTGGGCTGGGCTTCGGCGAGCCTGGACCGGGGCttcggggaggaggagagagacagcatCCCGGCTGATGGGAG GCCATCGTGGCCAGACTCAGGCGCCCAGAGGTCGGTCAAAGCCCGGTCCAGGCGGATCCGCGAAGGGATTCTGCAGGTGTCATCAGCATTTGACTTTGCGGAAAGCAGGTGGAGGTCCCCCGAGGAGGAGggggctccctctgcctgcccacggccTGCAGGACCCCAGACCACATCAGCTCTTCCCTGGGTCTGCAGGCTGGTCTGCGGGTTCCAGACGTGCCAGCCCCCACGGTCACGCGGCCCCGTTCC TGCTGTGGTTCAAGCATGA